One window of Magnetococcales bacterium genomic DNA carries:
- the cas2 gene encoding CRISPR-associated endonuclease Cas2 — MNKGLRYIICYDVAHDRRRRRLSICLDGFGDRVQESVFEAVLDRLLFDKMISAIKAIISAKQDSVLIYPLCTPCAGKVQRIGVPGPVPGEEKVFVV; from the coding sequence GTGAACAAGGGTCTGCGGTACATTATCTGCTATGATGTGGCCCATGATCGACGGCGACGGCGTCTGTCCATCTGTCTGGATGGTTTTGGCGACCGGGTGCAGGAGAGCGTTTTTGAGGCTGTCCTCGATCGCCTGCTCTTTGACAAAATGATATCGGCCATCAAAGCCATCATCTCCGCCAAACAGGATTCTGTGCTGATTTATCCTCTCTGCACGCCCTGTGCTGGCAAGGTGCAGCGCATCGGTGTGCCCGGGCCTGTCCCCGGCGAGGAGAAGGTCTTCGTCGTCTGA
- the cas1 gene encoding CRISPR-associated endonuclease Cas1: protein MPSLYVTEQGATVRHAGESLQVTLDVEAGGGPSSAATRSVLFGVASHRLEMIGLVGRVHITSNATQLCLEQGIGVAWFGWNGRFLGRMVPAAAKSGDLRLAQYRRAADPLAALTMAREIVAGKCANAVAVLRGIQANYPGQPALAEAIRDLRAAVAGVAECPCGEQLLGIEGSAARTYFGGFREGFRGEMGFTGRQRRPPPDPVNALLSFGYVLLGNLIGGTLEARGLDPAVGFFHALRPGRPSLALDMLEEFRHPVVDRFVLRVVNLRMIRPEMFEADTETEGGVRLTRAGLKVFFRAWGEYLERPIPEEIDARSDDASKDVAGTSCSPPPVLDEVHTTPHEEIMVTKKWTPATLIRRQVDRLAIALREGAAYQPFLLKG from the coding sequence ATGCCTTCCCTCTACGTCACCGAGCAGGGCGCGACGGTGCGGCATGCTGGCGAAAGTTTGCAGGTCACGCTGGATGTGGAGGCGGGTGGTGGCCCATCGTCAGCGGCGACACGTTCGGTTTTGTTCGGGGTGGCGTCGCATCGCCTGGAGATGATTGGTCTGGTCGGGCGGGTGCATATCACCTCGAACGCCACACAACTCTGTCTGGAGCAGGGGATTGGCGTGGCCTGGTTTGGCTGGAATGGACGCTTTTTGGGGCGGATGGTCCCGGCGGCGGCCAAATCCGGGGATTTGCGCCTGGCCCAGTATCGACGCGCCGCCGATCCGCTGGCCGCCTTGACGATGGCCCGGGAGATCGTGGCCGGCAAATGCGCCAATGCCGTGGCCGTTCTGCGCGGCATCCAGGCCAATTATCCTGGCCAACCCGCCTTGGCCGAGGCCATCCGTGACCTGCGCGCCGCCGTGGCCGGGGTGGCCGAATGTCCGTGCGGCGAGCAACTCCTCGGCATTGAGGGGAGCGCCGCCCGGACCTATTTTGGCGGCTTCCGGGAAGGGTTTCGGGGTGAGATGGGGTTTACCGGTCGGCAACGGCGTCCACCGCCCGATCCGGTCAATGCCCTGCTCTCTTTCGGCTATGTTCTGCTGGGCAATCTGATCGGCGGCACATTGGAGGCGCGGGGATTGGATCCGGCGGTGGGATTTTTTCATGCCCTGCGTCCGGGGCGTCCCAGTCTGGCCCTGGACATGTTGGAAGAGTTTCGGCACCCGGTGGTGGATCGTTTTGTGTTGCGGGTGGTCAATCTGCGCATGATCCGTCCGGAGATGTTCGAGGCCGACACCGAAACCGAAGGTGGCGTGCGGCTGACCCGCGCCGGCCTCAAGGTGTTTTTTCGCGCCTGGGGGGAGTATCTGGAACGACCCATCCCCGAAGAGATCGACGCAAGGAGCGATGATGCGTCAAAAGATGTTGCAGGAACATCATGCTCCCCACCTCCCGTTCTCGATGAGGTCCACACGACGCCGCATGAGGAGATCATGGTTACGAAAAAATGGACGCCAGCCACCTTGATCCGGCGGCAGGTGGATCGATTGGCCATCGCATTGCGGGAGGGCGCCGCGTATCAACCATTTTTGTTGAAAGGGTGA
- a CDS encoding TIGR02710 family CRISPR-associated protein: MNKPNKSGQVLLLTVGTGDGEQREATLYRPLRLSIEKGTFSEVILLPSLVSEEWAEQVRTDLASLNMHIHPLPRKKDEENADHCFNHFDRVLTELLEAGWQGHQIAIDPTRGTKMMSAALILAAVRRDVTSLRYITGERDTRGMVQSGTEQIAEFRTTRITAARRLDDALHLFQHGNFAVVLDVVPDPDLGWATLHWPEVYHPGMRAIRSLAQFYTAWDRLNYQEAHKVALNENDLPDGRWKALAPTLAVREWLKRIAGPFPEPDDESTRKQSKAPYLLRLAVDLWGNGQRRIKSGQLEDAAVRAYRILEMIGQMRLFERGHDSAQLDPRHPEIAKYVTKMAKNKDTPLSKNRDGTLMAPRERVTGLLRSMGDEMGKTLIDLGNDSLMSANVRNTSILIHGFCAKAPDGRVMAEFYRKLEEELLRPCLGEQRLNWLEWVKMSFDRS; this comes from the coding sequence ATGAACAAGCCTAACAAAAGTGGCCAAGTGTTGTTGTTGACTGTGGGTACCGGGGATGGGGAACAGCGTGAAGCAACTCTCTACAGGCCGTTACGACTCTCCATCGAAAAGGGGACGTTTTCCGAGGTCATCCTGCTCCCCTCCCTGGTTTCAGAGGAGTGGGCTGAGCAGGTACGTACCGACCTTGCCTCCCTGAACATGCATATTCACCCTCTGCCCCGCAAAAAGGACGAAGAGAATGCCGACCACTGTTTTAACCACTTTGATCGCGTCTTGACTGAGTTGTTGGAAGCCGGCTGGCAGGGCCACCAGATTGCCATTGACCCCACCCGAGGCACCAAGATGATGAGCGCCGCTCTGATTCTTGCGGCAGTGAGGCGCGATGTGACCTCTTTGCGTTACATCACTGGCGAACGCGACACGCGGGGTATGGTGCAATCGGGAACGGAACAGATCGCCGAATTTCGCACCACCCGGATTACCGCCGCCCGCCGTCTGGATGATGCTTTGCACCTTTTTCAGCATGGCAATTTTGCGGTGGTGCTGGATGTTGTCCCAGACCCCGATTTGGGTTGGGCAACTCTGCATTGGCCCGAGGTATACCATCCCGGTATGCGGGCGATTCGCTCTTTGGCCCAGTTCTATACAGCCTGGGACCGGCTGAACTACCAAGAGGCCCACAAGGTCGCTCTGAATGAGAATGATCTGCCTGACGGGCGATGGAAGGCGCTGGCACCGACGCTTGCGGTCAGGGAATGGCTCAAAAGGATTGCCGGGCCGTTTCCGGAGCCTGATGACGAATCCACACGCAAGCAGTCCAAAGCTCCCTATCTGCTGCGTCTGGCGGTGGATCTTTGGGGCAATGGCCAGCGTCGGATCAAGTCCGGGCAGCTCGAAGACGCCGCCGTGCGCGCTTATCGAATTCTGGAGATGATTGGCCAGATGCGTTTGTTCGAGCGTGGCCACGATTCTGCCCAGCTTGATCCCCGTCATCCTGAAATTGCCAAATATGTTACTAAAATGGCGAAAAATAAGGATACTCCTTTGAGCAAGAACAGAGACGGCACGCTCATGGCTCCGCGTGAACGGGTTACAGGTTTGTTGCGCTCCATGGGCGATGAGATGGGAAAGACGTTGATCGACCTGGGTAATGACTCACTTATGAGCGCCAATGTTCGCAATACCAGCATCTTGATTCACGGATTTTGTGCCAAGGCGCCTGATGGACGGGTCATGGCTGAGTTTTATCGGAAGCTGGAAGAAGAGTTGTTGCGTCCCTGCCTTGGGGAACAAAGGCTAAATTGGCTTGAATGGGTCAAGATGTCCTTCGACAGGTCATAA
- the cas6 gene encoding CRISPR system precrRNA processing endoribonuclease RAMP protein Cas6: MTPLPSSLAIARYHFDWEVETPMRLPEYAGSALRGVFGAALRRIACLSGEPTCTGCGIVNTCPWSMIFEAPPPAGRHAVQHFARIPNPYIIEPPAWGKRLFYPGERLTFGMVLVGRALVQLPLIILAWQRALARGVGHDNGTAHLLGVRQILPDGSEQVIYDPEVGVVMEHARAVTPTAMPAAEAEQITLHLLTPLRIQREGKPLGPGRLTPRDFLLTLARRISLLAEFHAGLHLGLDFPELTARSEAMTAHGSLGWRDWTRWSGRQQQEMTLGGVTGRWTLRGDLTPFWSLLYLGQWLHVGKNATFGLGKYELNQPKSKGAVA, encoded by the coding sequence ATGACCCCCCTCCCCTCTTCTCTTGCCATCGCCCGCTACCATTTCGACTGGGAGGTCGAAACCCCCATGCGTTTGCCGGAATATGCCGGTTCGGCGTTGCGCGGGGTGTTTGGGGCGGCGTTGCGGCGCATCGCCTGCCTGAGCGGCGAACCAACCTGCACCGGGTGCGGCATCGTCAACACCTGCCCCTGGTCGATGATCTTCGAGGCCCCACCACCGGCGGGACGCCACGCCGTCCAACATTTTGCCCGCATCCCGAACCCTTACATCATCGAGCCGCCGGCATGGGGAAAACGCCTTTTTTACCCCGGTGAACGGTTAACCTTCGGCATGGTGCTGGTGGGGCGGGCGCTCGTGCAGTTGCCGTTGATCATTCTGGCGTGGCAACGGGCCCTGGCGCGGGGAGTGGGGCATGACAACGGAACGGCGCACCTGCTCGGCGTGCGCCAGATCCTGCCCGATGGATCGGAACAGGTGATTTATGATCCGGAAGTCGGCGTGGTGATGGAGCATGCCAGAGCGGTCACGCCAACGGCCATGCCCGCTGCGGAGGCGGAACAAATCACCCTGCACCTGCTCACCCCGTTGCGCATCCAGCGGGAGGGCAAGCCTCTGGGACCGGGTCGCCTGACCCCGCGGGATTTTTTGCTGACCCTGGCGCGGCGCATCTCCCTGCTGGCCGAATTCCACGCCGGGTTGCATCTGGGGCTCGATTTTCCGGAGCTGACGGCGCGGTCAGAAGCGATGACGGCGCATGGCTCGCTGGGGTGGCGGGATTGGACGCGCTGGTCGGGCCGACAGCAGCAGGAGATGACCCTGGGCGGTGTCACCGGGCGTTGGACCTTGCGGGGTGACCTGACACCGTTCTGGTCTCTGCTCTACCTCGGCCAGTGGTTGCATGTCGGCAAGAATGCCACCTTCGGGTTGGGGAAATATGAACTGAATCAACCAAAATCGAAAGGTGCAGTCGCATGA